In Clostridiales bacterium, the genomic stretch GTGACCTATAAGGATGTTCCCGTCGATGCCGTTTATACGTTCTCGGCAAACGGAGGACTCACCGTCGATAACAGCGGCGAGATAACGGGTACCGCGATAGGTAGCTATGTGGTGACGGTCACGGCTGAATATGTCGACATTACGCTCACTCAAAATATCGACGTAAAGGTCATAAGCGGCAGCTATTTTCACCTCGACAGGCGCAGCGCGGAGATATATCTGTCGGACGCGTTCGGTGACGGCAATACGACAGAACAGACATTACGAGTGTATACCGACAGTACGAGCGTGGTCACGTGGAGTACTTCCAATCCGAACGTAGCGACAGTAACGGGTGGGGTAGTAACGCCCGTAGGCGCGGGTGTTTGCACGGTAACGGCGTCGGCGGATGGCATGACGGCATCGGCTACCGTTACCGTAAAAAAACCGCAAACAAGCCTGTCCGATGTAAAAGAGATCGCAAAAACAAGCTCTACCTTCGTTTTGGATCTAAACGATCATGCGGCGCTTTTTAGCGATAAAACGATGGATGATTTCACCGTCACGCAGAATAGTGGCGTAGGTGTAGATACCTTGCGCTTCGACGGCAGATATTTGACGTTAAGCTCCGATATAGAGCTCGGCGAGCAGATTCTGCGCGTAGAGACCGACGAAGTCGTTATCGACTGTCCAGTCGTAACTGCGTCGATGATAATTTCGAGCAAGGACGACTTCAAGCTGATAAAAAGCAGGTATTTCGGCGGCGGGGCGAATTCCCCGACAAACGTTAAGCCGTACAAGTACCGCGACGGCTATTTCATACTCGATAAAGATATCGATTTCGGCGGAGAAACTTTCGCTATCGACCCGCGCGGAACGAATTCGTCTATTGTCGAGTCATCGACGGTGGAAGCCGCGCACCGCGCTCAAGTCGGTTGGTATGGCGTTTTGGACGGCAGAGGTCACGTCGTCAAAAATATCGTATCGGGTAAGCGCGGTCTGTTCGGTAATGTCGAAAAGGATAGCGAAATAAAGAATATCGCGTTTATAGGTACTTTCGGGCATACCGACGGCACTTCGGACTCGAACAGCGGTTTTGTCGCGGAGGTCATAGTGGGTAAGCTCGACAATGTGCTCGTCGCGGTAGATAAGATACCGGTAAAGGAGACGGCAAACGCAAATGCCGATCTTTACGGAAAGGCAGGGGTATGCACGTTGCTGTACGGCGAAATAAACAACACCGTATGCGCGATAACTTCGGTGCAGAACAGCACGGCTACGGGCTTTAATCCGTCGGTGATTGCATGCAGAGTGGAGGGCAACCCGATAGACGAACAGGCGTACGGCAGTATGAAAAACACGTTCGGACTGGCGAGGGGTAACCTGACAGCAGTAGCTACTTATCCCAATCATATACCGTCCGCATTTAGAGTCGTGTCGGGCTTCGGCACGCTTAAAAACACCGTCGATATAAAGGGCTTCCGCTCGTTTTGGGGCTTTGCCGACGACAGCCTGTCGTTCGGAAGCTACGTATTACGTTTTTGAGGTTGACTTTTATGACCGAATACGAAATTGAAAAAACAAAAAACATTCCCGTAATTGCAGATGTCGACGTATTGGTTTGCGGCGGCGGACCTGCCGGAATAGGTGCGGCGGTTTGTGCGGCAAGTATGGGCGTAAAAACTCTCGTCGTGGAGATGTTCGATTGCTTGGGCGGCATTGCAACGTCCGGGATGATGTCGCATTGGGGCGGCGCGTCATCGAGCATAGTCATGCTAGAAATATTCAGGCGAACGCGCGAAAAATGCAATGTTCTCGGGTGGGCGGACGAAAATAGCGCCGAAATAGCTCAAATACATCACGAGGCACAAAAAATAGCGCTTGATGAATTCGTCGCGGAAGTCGGCGCAGACGTACTGTTTTATACAAAGGTCTGCGGCGTTAAAATGAACGGCAACCGCATAGAAGGCGTGTTCGTCGAGAACAAGAGCGGGCGCGGGTTTATAAAGGCAAAGATTATCGTAGACGCGACGGGCGACGGCGACGTCGCATACTATGCGGGCGTGCCTTTTTATAAGGGACGTGAGAGCGATGGCAAAATGCAGCCCGTATCCGTCATGTTCAAATTAGGCGGGGTCGACTATTCTCGAGCTGTTTTTCCGCACTGCTTTGAAGCAAGCATACCCCTCGATAACGGCGAGGAATTGCAATCCCTTGGTAAAAAGTTATTGCCATTTCCTGCAGGACATGTTCTGTTATACCGACAGCCTACGCCGGGCACCGTTTGTTGTAATATGACAAACGCTATAGACGTGGACGGCACGGACGCGCGGTCGCTGTCGAATGCGCTTATGCAGTGCCGTTCTCAACTCGAGCCGATAATAGACTTTTTACATAAGAACGCGCCCGGCTACGAAAACTGTTGGCTCATGAGCACTGGCCCGCTCATAGGTGTTCGCGAAACGCGGCATTTCGAGGGCGTGGAGCGGCTCGAAAAGGAAGATATCCTGAATGCGCGCTACTTCGATAATTGGATCGTTCGACATGCGTACTTCAATTTCGACGTGCATAATATGAGCGGCAACGGCTTGGACGAAACAGGTGTTCAGGACAAATTCGGTCAAACGCGTGGTTATACTATACCTTACGGCTGTTTGCTCCCAAAAACCGTCGAAGGGCTGTTGTTGTCGGGCAGGAACATATCGGGCAGTCATATTGCCCATTCCAATTTCAGGATAATGTCGGTGTGCATTGCGCTCGGCGAAGCGGCGGGCGCGGCGTCGGCATTGTGCGTAAAAAATAAACTCGCATCGCTAAAGGACGTCAATGTGTCGGGCAT encodes the following:
- a CDS encoding FAD-dependent oxidoreductase — encoded protein: MTEYEIEKTKNIPVIADVDVLVCGGGPAGIGAAVCAASMGVKTLVVEMFDCLGGIATSGMMSHWGGASSSIVMLEIFRRTREKCNVLGWADENSAEIAQIHHEAQKIALDEFVAEVGADVLFYTKVCGVKMNGNRIEGVFVENKSGRGFIKAKIIVDATGDGDVAYYAGVPFYKGRESDGKMQPVSVMFKLGGVDYSRAVFPHCFEASIPLDNGEELQSLGKKLLPFPAGHVLLYRQPTPGTVCCNMTNAIDVDGTDARSLSNALMQCRSQLEPIIDFLHKNAPGYENCWLMSTGPLIGVRETRHFEGVERLEKEDILNARYFDNWIVRHAYFNFDVHNMSGNGLDETGVQDKFGQTRGYTIPYGCLLPKTVEGLLLSGRNISGSHIAHSNFRIMSVCIALGEAAGAASALCVKNKLASLKDVNVSGIQKAVTGAKFNK